In the genome of Arabidopsis thaliana chromosome 4, partial sequence, the window GACGACGACGGAGGCGATGAAGAGCGAAGAAGCAATTGCAGTAGCGGAGATTCTGTCTCCGATGACCCCAGCCTTTGGGTACACGAGACGTCTGGCCTTCTTCGCCCCGTTTTCAGGTGCTTTCCCAAAATCTCTTGTCGATCTCATCGATTTTGAAATTCCTTTCGAGTCTTGGTTGTCTATGACCGTTGAAATCATCTGGTTGATTAGTAGTTCGCTTTAGCTCTGTTTGTAATTCGTTTCTATCCACAGATGTCTTGAGATTGATTCACCGGCTTGGCTTGGTCTCGAGCAAACAGCTTGCTCTTCTCCGGCTAAGCACCACATCGGGGCGGTATGGCTATTTCCGGAGTTCAAATTTTGCTGTTATGGATCCGATACTCACTGTTGAGTTATTGTTCATTaacttctattttgtttttattgtagtTCACGAGGTTACTCTCAGAAGAAGCGAATGATGCTTCTGCCGAGATGGTGGAGCAAGAGATGGCCTTAGCTAAAGCTGCTGATGCTATGGTGCATAGCATTCAATGCTCTGTATCTATAGATGCTAAGAAGGAGAAGCATCAAGAATACGAAAACGAATGCCGTGAGAAATATGCTGTTCCTGAGGTAAAATCAAAAGATGTTGATTTGGATAAAGAGAAGGATAAGAAGGAAGCGGCTGAAAGTGCTGCAAGAGAAGGTCTTGAAGCGGGTGTGGTTATTATAGATGGAAGCCACAAGCCTGAAGTTCTTGAAAATGAGAAGTCTGTTGAGGAAGTAACATTGCTTAGTCATCAGAGGAAGATAAATGTTCTTTATGAGCTACTTTCTGCTTGCTTGTCAGATAAACATCACGAGGATAAGAAATGTAAACGGTGTAGAAAAGGCTATGATGCGCGTCACCGTGTTGCTCTCCGTTTACTTGCGACCTGGTTTAACATTGAGTGGATTAAAGTGGTTCGTATAGTTATTTCTTCCAGAACATACTCATTTTGAAATTTGCTTTAACATAGAATCATTGTACGAATTAGCTATATTGCTCTGAGTTAGGATATGGAACTGGCAGTGCTCTAAATTCCAGTAGTTTTTCATGTGCtaccattttgttttctttttgttctggCAGTTGGTTAGTGAATGATGATTTTGTGTCTCCTTTCATTCTTATAAATGATTAATATTTATGGATCTTCAATTTCTAGGAAGCAATTGAGACAATGGTCGCATGCTCTGCCATGGCCATTCAGAAGTCTGCTGAAATGAAGGGTGAAGATAATCTAACTCCTACGACTTCATGGGCTAAGTGGAAGCGAGGAGGCATCATTGGTGCCGCTGCTATTACAGGAGGCACTTTGATGGCCATAACTGGTGGTACGGCAAATTCAAAGCGTTAACATTCTAAATTAGAGCATATTTTGAACTGGTTACCTATCTTACATTTACATGGTTATATTCAACAGGATTGGCTGCTCCAGCTATAGCTGCAGGATTTGGTGCATTGGCACCAACACTGGGCACAATTATTCCGGTGATTGGAGCTGGGGGTTTTGCTGCTGCGGCTAGTGCCGCAGGAACTGTTGCTGGCTCCGTTGCGGTTGCAGCATCGTTTGGAGGTGAATAAGAGTAGATGAGTTCACTTTTTGCACTATATGGATAATCAGTGTGCTTACAACTAGGCACTAggtgttttggtttctctttcaTCCCCATTAATGTATTAAATCTTTGTTAAGGAGCGTTTACAATGTCACTGGTGCTTCGTTTTAAATGTTTTCGTATCCAGCTGCTGGAGCTGGTCTCACAGGGACTAAGATGGCAAGGAGAATTGGGGACCTTGATGAGTTCGAATTTAAAGCTATTGGCGAAAATCATAATCAAGGAGTAAGTTCATATTTCCCTATGCTACTAGATTATTGTGACATATCATAATTTTGCAGTTTGGAGAACGAAATATTGGTTGTATTTCCTCTCCCTCCTTCATCTGGAAATCTCCTTGCTCTGAGTTTTCCCGTTTTTGAGGGCCACGTTTTTCGCTGATGGGAACAGTTTTGTGGAAATCAATGTAACAGCGGTTAGCAGTGGAAGTCTTGGTTGCTGGTGttgtttttgaagaagaagattttgtgaAACCATGGGAAGGGTTAACTAGTAATCTGGAGAGGTATATGTCGTTCGAGAACTTTAGTATCTTAATAAGGAAATAGGATTTAACATCTGGAGCTTCTCCTTGCGTTGGCTTTACTCATTCACGTTTGTACTGATTCTCAAGAAGTGAACTATAGTTGCTTCTATAATAGTCTGATTTCTTACTATTCCAGGTACACGCTGCAATGGGAGTCCAAGAATCTTATCTTAGTGAGCACAGCGATTCAGGATTGGCTTACTTCAAGTAATTGGTTTTTATCCTACTAAATAACATGTTGAtgtaaaaatgtcaaattacTAAGATTATTGTGGTATTGATTATGATTTCTCCAGGACTTGCAATGGAATTGATGAAACAGGGAGCAATGCACACTGTGTTGGCCTCTCTTTTAATGGCATTGGCATGGCCAGCGACAATCTTAGTAGCTGCTGATTTCATAGATAGCAAATGGAGTATTGCTATTGACAGGTAACGCCTTTTCCCTTGCTAAGTAGTCAGTCTATGATTGAAGATGATGCACCATTTACCCATCACATCTCCAAATAATGACCAATTACTTTGAAACTTTTGGTATTGGTTTTGCATTTGAAGTGAACTAAATCCGTGACTATTATAATCTACTCCTGTAGGTCGGATAAAGCAGGAAGACTTCTAGCTGAAGTGCTACAAAAAGGCTTGCAAGGAAATAGGTACAGATTTCATGACTGCTGCAATGaagtaaatataatttctATATTCAAAAGTTATGTACGTAAAGGATTCATGTCTTGTTTTGCTTCTGTTTCCTCAAATTTTGGGAATTCAGACCCATCACTCTAGTTGGTTTTTCGCTTGGTGCTCGTGTCATCTTCAAATGCCTCCAAGCTCTGGCTGAGACAGAACAAAACGGTAATTTCCAATGTGCAAGATAGAAGATTGCTTtaaaagatcaaatctttcttACGGAGACTCTTAACATGTCTTTGGTAGCTGAACTTGTGGAGAGAGTTGTTCTTCTTGGAGCACCCATTTCAATCAATAGTGAAAACTGGCGAGACGTAAGGAAGGTAATTAATTCTCTGATAGTACAAACACTACATTACCAAAATATAGGTCACATCTATGGAATCAAATcttaaatgagattttcaaaagagaaaattaatatCTCTGGTCCTGTTTGATAGATGGTCGCTGGAAGATTCATCAATGTTTATGCCACAAATGATTGGACCCTTGGTATCGCATTTCGTGCTAGGTACATAACATACATTccattatttcaatttttattctcTTCACCTAACAATACCAACTTGTTCTTTTGATCCTAACTATGATCTTCGACAGTTTAATTTCCCAAGGATTAGCCGGAATCCAACCAATATGTATCCCTGGTATCGAAAACGTAAGCcatctatctctttcttttgtcacCTCTATGTATTTTATCCattaatgaaacaaataattagCTGATGGAGTGAATATTCAGTAAATGATTctgtcaaacaaaaagatataaggtcattttcaataaatttgtaaagtttttaTCATAATTATATCATTTCACCTCTCGATTTCAACGTGTTACAGGTGGATGTAACCGATATGGTGGAAGGTCACTCTTCATATCTATGGAAAACTCAGCAGATTTTAGAAAGACTCGAGATCGACACATATTACCCTGTTTTTCGAGACACTCtttaaccaaaatcaaattagaTAAGTATCACACAATATAGGGAACCAAACTTTGTCACATGTTTGAAATGTACACAAATAAAAGTCGATAAACGTTAGACATTAATTAAAGCAAGGcttgtattttgtttgtttgttttagctGTCGTCtttgggttttttttgtttaaacgtTCGTGGATGCCGGCGAAAGACAAGGGCTTCTGTATTGTAATTATTTGTATGAAAACACATTGCACCGCCATCGTTGACTATGGCCGTGTTTTAGCTTCGCCGttcttgtttccttgtttACATACAAAAGTCTAAACTGATCGAAAATGTtactgaacaaaaaaaaagagactacACTTGAATTTCAGCAATTATCTTATTTAGATTTCAGTAAACCAATTCCTATTGTCTCATCATGAGACTCTCATTATCCTCTTTGCTTCACTCCACTAGTGTCCATAATATTACATTGTAAGTATATtaataaccaacaaaattttatatatttggtttcaATCATCTAATAAATTAGCCTTGACAACTCACTGGGTTTGCCCTAAATTTGTCACTGTCTTAACTTTGCCTCTCCATGACAATAGTCTGTCGTGAAGAGACTACTACTTACCcgtttattattattttttctacgTTTTTTACATACATAGCTATATATTCTGTTTCAGCCAGATGTAAAGTTTTTTCCTCGAATTGATGAAACCAGGTGCAATGTATCTGTAGATTTCATAGATAGAAAATGGACATTGTCGTTATCCTTTTAACAGATTAAAGAACTTCGAAATGATTAAAAACGAGGGAGctagttaaaattaaaatatcttaaGCCATATCTTTCTCTCGTTATTCAATTGAGAATGCATA includes:
- a CDS encoding transmembrane/coiled-coil protein (DUF726) (Protein of unknown function (DUF726); CONTAINS InterPro DOMAIN/s: Protein of unknown function DUF726 (InterPro:IPR007941); BEST Arabidopsis thaliana protein match is: Protein of unknown function (DUF726) (TAIR:AT2G18100.1); Has 613 Blast hits to 567 proteins in 193 species: Archae - 6; Bacteria - 71; Metazoa - 129; Fungi - 237; Plants - 65; Viruses - 0; Other Eukaryotes - 105 (source: NCBI BLink).), translated to MVEQEMALAKAADAMVHSIQCSVSIDAKKEKHQEYENECREKYAVPEVKSKDVDLDKEKDKKEAAESAAREGLEAGVVIIDGSHKPEVLENEKSVEEVTLLSHQRKINVLYELLSACLSDKHHEDKKCKRCRKGYDARHRVALRLLATWFNIEWIKVEAIETMVACSAMAIQKSAEMKGEDNLTPTTSWAKWKRGGIIGAAAITGGTLMAITGGLAAPAIAAGFGALAPTLGTIIPVIGAGGFAAAASAAGTVAGSVAVAASFGAAGAGLTGTKMARRIGDLDEFEFKAIGENHNQGRLAVEVLVAGVVFEEEDFVKPWEGLTSNLERYTLQWESKNLILVSTAIQDWLTSRLAMELMKQGAMHTVLASLLMALAWPATILVAADFIDSKWSIAIDRSDKAGRLLAEVLQKGLQGNRYRFHDCCNEVNIISIFKSYMVAGRFINVYATNDWTLGIAFRASLISQGLAGIQPICIPGIENVDVTDMVEGHSSYLWKTQQILERLEIDTYYPVFRDTL
- a CDS encoding transmembrane/coiled-coil protein (DUF726) (Protein of unknown function (DUF726); FUNCTIONS IN: molecular_function unknown; INVOLVED IN: biological_process unknown; LOCATED IN: cellular_component unknown; EXPRESSED IN: 24 plant structures; EXPRESSED DURING: 15 growth stages; CONTAINS InterPro DOMAIN/s: Protein of unknown function DUF726 (InterPro:IPR007941); BEST Arabidopsis thaliana protein match is: Protein of unknown function (DUF726) (TAIR:AT2G18100.1); Has 30201 Blast hits to 17322 proteins in 780 species: Archae - 12; Bacteria - 1396; Metazoa - 17338; Fungi - 3422; Plants - 5037; Viruses - 0; Other Eukaryotes - 2996 (source: NCBI BLink).), coding for MVEATSNLTPTQRYAAGALFAIALNQAQINQTQPLGTPAAEDDDGGDEERRSNCSSGDSVSDDPSLWVHETSGLLRPVFRCLEIDSPAWLGLEQTACSSPAKHHIGAFTRLLSEEANDASAEMVEQEMALAKAADAMVHSIQCSVSIDAKKEKHQEYENECREKYAVPEVKSKDVDLDKEKDKKEAAESAAREGLEAGVVIIDGSHKPEVLENEKSVEEVTLLSHQRKINVLYELLSACLSDKHHEDKKCKRCRKGYDARHRVALRLLATWFNIEWIKVEAIETMVACSAMAIQKSAEMKGEDNLTPTTSWAKWKRGGIIGAAAITGGTLMAITGGLAAPAIAAGFGALAPTLGTIIPVIGAGGFAAAASAAGTVAGSVAVAASFGAAGAGLTGTKMARRIGDLDEFEFKAIGENHNQGRLAVEVLVAGVVFEEEDFVKPWEGLTSNLERYTLQWESKNLILVSTAIQDWLTSRLAMELMKQGAMHTVLASLLMALAWPATILVAADFIDSKWSIAIDRSDKAGRLLAEVLQKGLQGNRPITLVGFSLGARVIFKCLQALAETEQNAELVERVVLLGAPISINSENWRDVRKMVAGRFINVYATNDWTLGIAFRASLISQGLAGIQPICIPGIENVDVTDMVEGHSSYLWKTQQILERLEIDTYYPVFRDTL
- a CDS encoding transmembrane/coiled-coil protein (DUF726) (Protein of unknown function (DUF726); CONTAINS InterPro DOMAIN/s: Protein of unknown function DUF726 (InterPro:IPR007941); BEST Arabidopsis thaliana protein match is: Protein of unknown function (DUF726) (TAIR:AT2G18100.1); Has 675 Blast hits to 638 proteins in 219 species: Archae - 12; Bacteria - 101; Metazoa - 133; Fungi - 230; Plants - 68; Viruses - 0; Other Eukaryotes - 131 (source: NCBI BLink).); protein product: MVEQEMALAKAADAMVHSIQCSVSIDAKKEKHQEYENECREKYAVPEVKSKDVDLDKEKDKKEAAESAAREGLEAGVVIIDGSHKPEVLENEKSVEEVTLLSHQRKINVLYELLSACLSDKHHEDKKCKRCRKGYDARHRVALRLLATWFNIEWIKVEAIETMVACSAMAIQKSAEMKGEDNLTPTTSWAKWKRGGIIGAAAITGGTLMAITGGLAAPAIAAGFGALAPTLGTIIPVIGAGGFAAAASAAGTVAGSVAVAASFGAAGAGLTGTKMARRIGDLDEFEFKAIGENHNQGRLAVEVLVAGVVFEEEDFVKPWEGLTSNLERYTLQWESKNLILVSTAIQDWLTSRLAMELMKQGAMHTVLASLLMALAWPATILVAADFIDSKWSIAIDRSDKAGRLLAEVLQKGLQGNRPITLVGFSLGARVIFKCLQALAETEQNAELVERVVLLGAPISINSENWRDVRKMVAGRFINVYATNDWTLGIAFRASLISQGLAGIQPICIPGIENVDVTDMVEGHSSYLWKTQQILERLEIDTYYPVFRDTL